AATTCATTCCAATTTAATTCCTCTGTTTCACAGAGATCAAGTAAACCAACTGGATAGCTTCGCCTTTACATGTAAAACGGTGTCATTTTCCAATACTACGAGGAGTGGTGGAACTAGGAATCCTAAACAGGATATTCATTTGAACCCCCTTCCATACCTCTAGCTCCGCCACTGACTACGAGTTCTGGGCAGCTATATCTACAAGTTTAGCTACAACACTACCAGACAATGAATAAATTACCCTTTACCAACAAGCACTTTAAATTATAGACACGCAAATTCTGTAAACCATTAAGGAGGGCAAAATAACTCCACCAATCACAAGAGAGTTAAATGCACATTAAACTCGTTCTTCTGTAGGAAATAGAGAGAACTGCACATACTATTTCACAATATACCAATTGGGCAGCCTCATTATTAACATAAAACTCAATAATTTCTCAATTACCCACGTGCCTTCAGCTCAGCAAGGCGCCTGGTAAGATCGTCCTCGTCCACTTTCTCGGTGTCCTTTGTAGGAATCGCATGACCAGCTGCTTGCGGAAGCCCAACAGAGACCTCAAGGCCATAGTCATCAGCCACTTGGTGCATAAGGCTGTTAACCTGGTCCTCTGGAGTCGACAGCGACGTACTTCCAGCCATAGAACTCTCCATAAACTCAGCTTGAACTTCCATATTAACGAACTGTTGCTCGAACTTGTCCATCGTCTCGGACATCTTCTGGAGATTACCTGTAGCAAGAGAAGACTCAAGTGATTTTACAATATTTCCCATTGACTTACTAATTGTGGTCATTTTCGCCTGTGTATCGAGTCGAGCCACAACGGCGTCGAGCCGTGAAGATAAACGGAGATAATTCATCTGTTCGCTGCGCTTGCGGATTGCGTTCTCGGCGTAAATTCTAGCGCCGTCCATGTTTCCTTTTTCGATTGCTTTTTTCACCTTAAGCTTCTCGGATTTTTCGTCTTTCTCGCATTTACGAGCTTGGCGTTGAAGGCTTTTTGATGTGAACTTGAGCTCCATGATCTGGTTCATCAATTTCTCTGTGTTTCCCATGGCTCTTAGATCTGGCAATAAACTCTTTCGAATTTGTGAATTATTGATGCAATTTGGTGGTTTTTTCACCTTCGATCGATCACCTTCGTTGAAGTTAGGGTTTGGAAACGGAGATATTTTGCTGGAAATTCCTTGGATACGGTATTTGTATATGCTAGTACTCCCTTACCGAGTAAAGATCATCTACGGTCAGAATCAATTGTAGCGTCGTTTATTTCAATAACCGGCCGTCAGATTAATGAAACACGTAATGGTGGGCCCCAATGGATGAGTCGACCGTTGAACGAGTTTACTTCTTTTTCCTAATTTCCTGAATTGACGTTGGTAttgctttttttattttgattttttttcgttTCTAAACTTCGACGCGTTGATTTACGTTCTTCTTAGTCCTTATTTTGTTcctaaatcctggatccgcctctgtctTCGAAGACGAAGATGAATATTTTTGCGTTCCTTCTATCTCATCTTGTTAGATCTATTTCGTCAAAGTATTAGTTTATATCATCAAAGATTATGGTGAAATAGTAAGTATTCTTTATTCTTAATCAACAATTTCGGATTCAAGTCCTAAAAAAGTCTTCTTTGGCAAGGAGCATTTTAAACCCAAAATGGGACTTCCATTCGCGAATCCAGATTAATCGGACCCTAAAAATGGTTCCACCTATCAGGttggaaaccaaaaaaaaaaaaaaaaattatctccTTACAATGTTCAGTAAAAATTTATAGTTGTAGATTGAATGATTTAACTCCAAGCATAGCATATACATGGCAAAGTTAAGATTGATGCTCTATTTCAAAATTACGCTACATGTGAAATGTGTGTCATATCTTGTGTGCCTACCTGATGTTCTTTTTAAGATAGTCAATTACAGGAGATTCAAAACTccagaaaaaaaaaaataatgtgaCTAAGATTTCAAATACCATCAAAACTTTCTTTAACATCACCAAGACACCAACAATGTAGGAAAACTCATCTACACTAGATATTTTTCTCAATAAGAAGAAATGGCAATATTCCATTTAAATTGAGCAGTGTCTATTAGAAAAACAATCTAACATCAGCTGCTATCTCACTGGTCACAAGGCAACTCATGAGTCTTCTTGGTTTTCTTTGCAGCAACTATGATTGGCTCTGGGTTGGAGGAATGGACTCGCAGATTATAGGAAGATCAACAAATACGTCGACAGGCATAATCCTGATGCAATTTGTTAAAATCGTACATAATATTTTTGGCTTCTGATTTGATTATGCGTTTTTATGTATGTATATACCGGATCTTGATGCTAACAAAAGAGCTGGAGTTTAGCTACCGCTAAAAAAGTTTTCAAATTTCACTTGAAGTTGAATTTCAGAAATTTGAAAAACTCGaaaaagctatttttcaaaattttcactttaaATCAcctacaaaaattcaaaaacagctccaaattatattcatgtccaaacacaactctaatttttaaatatcatTTCACTTAAAAAGATTTTTTACTGTTttcgaaattttacaattcttatgtccaaacgcccactatgGCGTTCATGAGAATGGATTCACATTCCAAATTGAACAAATGTTTAGTCATTTCGTGTTATGGATCTAACATGGAGTCCCTTTTATGACATTCGCATACCAACTCAAAAGAAATCTTAGCTTTCTTGATAACAAATGTAGGTCAATAACATAAACAAggtactttatttacatacttaaaTATAGGATATCTTGAACTCCAAGTTGTCTTGGAAATTTTCATTTTCTAATCAAAATTGTAAAATAAGATTTCCCAAGTGTGTTTCTTTCATTGATAATACCTCTCTAATATATATACAAGTTGTACCTCTATAAGTAAGAAAACATATATGTACAATTTATTAAAACGATCTGACTACTTCAACTACGGAAAGATAGCTCTATGATCTGATTGCTATAACTAAGGAAACATATCCTTGTGATTTTGTAATATATACAAGTGATCACATAAGATCCTCCAATACTCCCCCTCAAGTTGAAGCATGAATTGTGAAAATTCCCAACTTGGTTAACAATTTATGAAACTGGTCATGACCAACAGCTTTCTGAGTATATCAGCCAATTGGTTCTGTGAAGATATAAGACGAGTCATGATCGTCTTTGACTGTACGTATTGCCGAATGAAATGACAATCTATCTCAATGTGCTTCGTATGTTCATGAAAAAAGGATTGGCGGCGATATGGATAGCAGCTTGGTTATCACAAAAAAAGAGAAACTGGGTTTGCATGTGTTACTTGAAGATCTTGTAGAAGCCGAGGTAACCAAACAATCTCACTGATAGTAGTGGCCATGGCTCTATATTTCGCTTCAGCAGAGGAACGAGAAACCACTGATTGTTTCTTAGATCTCCAAGAAATGGG
This sequence is a window from Nicotiana sylvestris chromosome 3, ASM39365v2, whole genome shotgun sequence. Protein-coding genes within it:
- the LOC104238523 gene encoding ESCRT-related protein CHMP1B, translating into MGNTEKLMNQIMELKFTSKSLQRQARKCEKDEKSEKLKVKKAIEKGNMDGARIYAENAIRKRSEQMNYLRLSSRLDAVVARLDTQAKMTTISKSMGNIVKSLESSLATGNLQKMSETMDKFEQQFVNMEVQAEFMESSMAGSTSLSTPEDQVNSLMHQVADDYGLEVSVGLPQAAGHAIPTKDTEKVDEDDLTRRLAELKARG